TGTGCAAAACATCTACAACGCGGACCACAGCTTAAAGAATGACAGAGGATCTATTTGTGAGTGACTGTAGTTGTAGTTTTTTGAAAGCTCAAGCTCAGTCTCAGCCCTGTGCCAAAGCACAAATAATCCCatccattaaaacaaatgtggtGTGTGAACTTGAGCAAAACTTGGCATTAAATGTCAGTAAACAGAATCTCAAGTACcacaatatttgttttattatcatCTTTAGCCATATGttccagtttttacatttatacagacTACAATGATCTGTTTACAATAATATGAcccataaataaaatattgcaacCAAACCAAGCCATGGTTAATACAGAGGGGTCTTTGATCCCCTGACATACTGGGGCCATGTTGGATTTAATAgcaaaaaaagcacataaatgTAGATAGCAAGGGTCAATGTACACCATAATGCCTTTCCTGGcaacatgttacatttttatttttaaaaccctgATTAACAAAAGTGTAGGTCTTCCTAACTATAACTGGAGCAGGCAGAGCCACTCAATACTATTCTTACATCAGAATCTTAAAAAAACTCTTTTGAAACTCAGGGATATAAAAATATCAGTTTTAAAATCTGAActttacaatatatacattaatatttgcaCTGTTAAATAGTTTCCATTAGTCTCTAAATGCTACTTTATAAATAAAGTGTTTCCTAGAAATAATAATGCTGTTGTTATTTAATGCACACACTACAGCTGATATAGTGTTACTAGTATATTGTGTGGACAACATTATAAACCCAAAGGCAAACTATGAGACTTAAAACGTTACCGTCTGTCTGTGGTAATGGCCTTGCACTGCAATATGAATCCACATCAACAGAGAAGCTGGTGTAAACACGGTCTCACGTGGCGAAGGAACAGCACTAACTACTCCTGTAAGCACGTGCAAAATCTTAAGGTCAGCAagtgttgaaatgcatttttaaaagcgGGTGTCTTTGTTCAGCTGGAGGCAACttgaaatgcagcaaaaaaataatgcaattacaGGGGTCAATCACCAGTCTATGAAATGATGCAGTTTTTGCCCTTGTGTCCCTTCTTTTTGGATTTCGTCCGCGGACCGTAGGGAGGGGAAGGTAAGGCTGACACAGGAGTTGGAAGGTCGTCGGCATAGTAACGGAATCTTTGTGGCCTGGGCTGAGGGATGGGCTGCCCCAGGAAGTAGCCCTCTTCCTCCGACTCggaagatgaggaggagcaggtggagcacCAGTCGTCGTCCCCGTAGAGCCCCAGGAACCTGTCCACGGCCGGGTTCTGCAGGGCGTAGTCGGAGGTGGCGTGGGACTGGTAGCGCTGCCCGTACAGGTCCTGGCTGGCCAGGAAGGCCTGCGGGTCCTGGAGGCGCCTGGTGGGGACCTGCCTGTCGTAGTCATCCCTGAAGCACATGCGGGCCCGCTCCTTCGGGACCAGGTGCAGGGCGTTGTCGGAGCGGGACTTCCGGCTCCGCCGCCgcctgtggtggtggtggtggtggtggtgctgggggcGGCTGGCCTGCTGATCCAGCTCCTCGAAGTGGTAGACCCTGCGGCGGGTCCGCTCGCTCATCGGCGGCTGCcgcacctccagctcctggtaGCGCCCGTTGTCCACCACGTCGTCCGAGAACTTCACCTGCTGCGGCCTGGACTGGGACCGGGTCCTCCGCAGCATGGGCATGTGGATGGGTCTGGGCTTTTCCTCCGGGAGGgacagctcctcctcctcttcctcctcctcctcctcctcttcctccacgTCCTCCTCTTGCTCCAGCTCTGAATTTAAGCTCTTCAGAGAATTGGCGCTCCTGTGCAGCATCGATGAGTTCAGAGTCCCCATGTTGCTCATTTTCTCCATGTCCTCTGTCTCCAGCTCCGGGAAGTTTTGTAAGGAATATAACAATGGCCTATCCTTGCTGTCTCCATCCACTGAGGCTCCTGGAGGGAAAGATggattaaatatgaatgtgcCTTCAgctaaatgcatatttaatactgaaaatatgCCAGAAAGGTTCAGGTTCACAATGGGTGGCTCTGTCAAACACGAATAGcaaaagtaagtaaaaaaaatatatatatggcCCCAAGAAGATCATCTTTGTCTGCCATAGATGTGTGTTGGATTAAACTGTGGTCTTAAAATCATCCATGTATTTATATCCTATAGGTGAAACAAGAAACTCATGGCTATAATGACGTTATGCTCCTGGAGCATTCACATAACCAGTGCATAAAGGTTAAAATGCAACCACTTGcataatatgcatatatgcaatTATCTGATTTACAATTACAAAgagtgaaatgtatttaaaatgacagcaagcCTTCTTAAGTGAAGGAGGTTTTCTTACCAGTGATATTAGAGAGTGCTAACGAGTCCATGGAGTCCCGGATGCTGTGCTCTGGCTGCTTCAGCTCATCAGAGATGCACTCCAGAGAGTCGTCATACCACTGCTTCTGCTCGTGCTTGAAGCTGGCAGCACCGTGGTCCATCTCCAGCTCCTGGATCTTCCTGCTGCTGGCGGGGCCCGGGTGGCTGCCGTAGGCAGAGTCTCCCAGGCCATCCTGGGATTGGGCCCAGTACATGTCCGTCTGGTACTTCTTACTGGCCAGGCTCTGACTGTGGCCGCCGGCGTTGGGCTCCGCCTTCATTTTGACCTCCGTGTCCGACATCCAGGCCTCGGCGGCCCGTGGGTCCTCCTGCTGCTGGAACATGCCACGGTCCCCAAACTTGAGGAGCAGCTGCGTCATGTAGTCCTCGTGCTCCGCCCACTCCTCGTGGTCCTCCGtcgcctcctgctcctcctgctcctctcggCTTTTCCAGAAGCGGTCGTCGCCAAAGCTGAGGTGTGCCAGCTTGCGGGACAGCGTGTCCTCAGGGCCACCGCCGGCCAGGCCAGGGAACTTGTAGCCGACGGCCGGCGAGAAGAGGAGCGACTGCCGGCACTGGTCCGCCGAGCGGCTGCTCTTACCCATGCGCACACTCCGGCGGGACTCGCGGGA
The sequence above is a segment of the Megalops cyprinoides isolate fMegCyp1 chromosome 23, fMegCyp1.pri, whole genome shotgun sequence genome. Coding sequences within it:
- the LOC118770415 gene encoding prickle-like protein 1 isoform X2, with amino-acid sequence MNLENAARYHPAAQLVDMEQKAGKLGLGFQRSSTSDDDSGCALEEYAWVPPGLRPEQVQLYFSCLPEDKVPYVNSAGEKYRIKQLLYQLPPHDNEIRYCQSLSEEEKKELQMFSMQRKKEALGRGTLKLLPRALMHTICEHCGENINGGEMAVFASRAGPGLCWHPACFACSTCSELLVDLIYFYHDGKIHCGRHHAELLKPRCSACDEIIFADECTEAEGRHWHMKHFSCFECETVLGGQRYIMKDGRPYCCGCFESLYAEYCEACGEHIGVDHAQMTYDGLHWHATETCFCCAQCKTSLLGCPFLPKQGRIYCSKACSLGEDIHASDSSDSAFQSARSRESRRSVRMGKSSRSADQCRQSLLFSPAVGYKFPGLAGGGPEDTLSRKLAHLSFGDDRFWKSREEQEEQEATEDHEEWAEHEDYMTQLLLKFGDRGMFQQQEDPRAAEAWMSDTEVKMKAEPNAGGHSQSLASKKYQTDMYWAQSQDGLGDSAYGSHPGPASSRKIQELEMDHGAASFKHEQKQWYDDSLECISDELKQPEHSIRDSMDSLALSNITGASVDGDSKDRPLLYSLQNFPELETEDMEKMSNMGTLNSSMLHRSANSLKSLNSELEQEEDVEEEEEEEEEEEEELSLPEEKPRPIHMPMLRRTRSQSRPQQVKFSDDVVDNGRYQELEVRQPPMSERTRRRVYHFEELDQQASRPQHHHHHHHHRRRRSRKSRSDNALHLVPKERARMCFRDDYDRQVPTRRLQDPQAFLASQDLYGQRYQSHATSDYALQNPAVDRFLGLYGDDDWCSTCSSSSSESEEEGYFLGQPIPQPRPQRFRYYADDLPTPVSALPSPPYGPRTKSKKKGHKGKNCIIS
- the LOC118770415 gene encoding prickle-like protein 1 isoform X1; protein product: MFYSTATSAATVLLKKLAQMNLENAARYHPAAQLVDMEQKAGKLGLGFQRSSTSDDDSGCALEEYAWVPPGLRPEQVQLYFSCLPEDKVPYVNSAGEKYRIKQLLYQLPPHDNEIRYCQSLSEEEKKELQMFSMQRKKEALGRGTLKLLPRALMHTICEHCGENINGGEMAVFASRAGPGLCWHPACFACSTCSELLVDLIYFYHDGKIHCGRHHAELLKPRCSACDEIIFADECTEAEGRHWHMKHFSCFECETVLGGQRYIMKDGRPYCCGCFESLYAEYCEACGEHIGVDHAQMTYDGLHWHATETCFCCAQCKTSLLGCPFLPKQGRIYCSKACSLGEDIHASDSSDSAFQSARSRESRRSVRMGKSSRSADQCRQSLLFSPAVGYKFPGLAGGGPEDTLSRKLAHLSFGDDRFWKSREEQEEQEATEDHEEWAEHEDYMTQLLLKFGDRGMFQQQEDPRAAEAWMSDTEVKMKAEPNAGGHSQSLASKKYQTDMYWAQSQDGLGDSAYGSHPGPASSRKIQELEMDHGAASFKHEQKQWYDDSLECISDELKQPEHSIRDSMDSLALSNITGASVDGDSKDRPLLYSLQNFPELETEDMEKMSNMGTLNSSMLHRSANSLKSLNSELEQEEDVEEEEEEEEEEEEELSLPEEKPRPIHMPMLRRTRSQSRPQQVKFSDDVVDNGRYQELEVRQPPMSERTRRRVYHFEELDQQASRPQHHHHHHHHRRRRSRKSRSDNALHLVPKERARMCFRDDYDRQVPTRRLQDPQAFLASQDLYGQRYQSHATSDYALQNPAVDRFLGLYGDDDWCSTCSSSSSESEEEGYFLGQPIPQPRPQRFRYYADDLPTPVSALPSPPYGPRTKSKKKGHKGKNCIIS